Proteins from a genomic interval of Lolium perenne isolate Kyuss_39 chromosome 1, Kyuss_2.0, whole genome shotgun sequence:
- the LOC127336835 gene encoding uncharacterized protein has product MILAGNQTARQLWLAARDLFTANKANKAIYLDNDFRQLVQGSLSIHEYCRRQKHLGDALFDNDSPMSDRVLVLNTLRGLGPRFASAATVISMTDPLPTFLRTRAMLLMEEMQQANAAATSANTALVAQARGPASSCPGPGCRGDGPAPGAGAGKGKQPAKQKGRTGGHQGGGATQGTQPARAPALTGPWVCFSPGAGQWRAPSSGQGILGPRPQAYTATAPSTSATTWDSSALIAALNNLALQQGGWVMDSGASSHMTNDDGPEDPSRDSSLQ; this is encoded by the exons ATGATCCTTGCGGGGAATCAGACCGCGCGTCAGCTGTGGCTCGCGGCACGCGACCTCTTCACCGCGAACAAGGCGAACAAAGCCATCTACCTTGACAATGACTTTCGCCAGCTTGTGCAGGGATCTCTCTCCATCCACGAGTATTGTCGCCGCCAGAAGCACCTCGGCGATGCGCTCTTCGACAACGACTCTCCCATGAGCGACCGCGTCCTCGTCCTCAACACCCTGCGCGGCCTCGGCCCTCGCTTCGCCTCCGCCGCCACGGTCATCTCCATGACCGACCCGCTGCCCACCTTCCTCCGCACCAGGGCCATGCTCCTGATGGAGGAGATGCAGCAGGCCAACGCGGCGGCCACCTCCGCCAACACCGCCCTCGTCGCCCAGGCCCGCGGCCCCGCCTCTTCATGCCCCGGCCCCGGCTGCCGCGGTGACGGTCCCGCCCCTGGTGCGGGCGCCGGGAAAGGCAAGCAGCCGGCCAAGCAGAAGGGCCGCACTGGCGGACACCAGGGTGGAGGCGCCACCCAGGGCACCCAGCCCGCCCGCGCGCCGGCCCTGACCGGCCCGTGGGTCTGCTTCTCTCCGGGTGCTGGCCAGTGGCGCGCCCCCTCCTCTGGACAGGGCATCCTGGGCCCTCGGCCCCAGGCCTACACCGCCACCGCGCCGTCGACCTCAGCGACCACATGGGACAGCTCGGCTCTCATCGCCGCCCTCAACAACCTCGCGCTTCAGCAAGGTGGTTGGGTCATGGACTCAGGCGCGTCCTCACACATGACCAACGACGATG GACCTGAAGACCCGTCGCGTGATTCTTCGTTGCAATAG